A window from Triticum aestivum cultivar Chinese Spring chromosome 6D, IWGSC CS RefSeq v2.1, whole genome shotgun sequence encodes these proteins:
- the LOC123145544 gene encoding glycine cleavage system H protein, mitochondrial → MALRLWASSAANALKISSSGARAAAPAYSISRYFSTVIDGLKYTSSHEWVKNDGSVATIGISDHAQGHLGEVVFVELPETGTKVSQGGAFGNVESVKATSDVNSPISGEVVEVNSKLSETPGLINSSPYEEGWMIKVKPSSPAELEGLLDSAKYTKHCEEEDAH, encoded by the exons ATGGCTCTGAGGCTGTGGGCAAGCTCAGCTGCCAATGCCCTCAAGATTTCAAGCAGCGGCGCCAGGGCCGCTGCCCCGGCCTACTCGATCTCCAGATACTTCTCCACCG TTATTGATGGCTTGAAGTACACTTCCTCCCACGAGTGGGTCAAGAACGACGGCTCCGTGGCCACGATTGGCATCAGTGACCACGCCCAG GGCCATCTCGGGGAGGTGGTGTTCGTGGAGCTGCCGGAGACCGGCACGAAGGTGAGCCAGGGTGGGGCCTTCGGCAACGTGGAGAGTGTGAAGGCCACCAGCGACGTCAACTCGCCCATCTCCGGCGAGGTCGTCGAGGTCAATTCGAAGCTGTCCGAGACCCCGGGCCTG ATCAACTCGAGCCCGTACGAGGAGGGGTGGATGATCAAGGTGAAGCCGAGCAGCCCGGCGGAGCTGGAGGGCCTGCTGGACTCGGCCAAGTACACCAAGCACTGCGAGGAGGAGGACGCCCACTAG